From the Luteolibacter arcticus genome, one window contains:
- a CDS encoding saccharopine dehydrogenase family protein, with protein MNKVLLIGAGGVGSVVAHKCAMVPEVFGEITLASRTKSKCDAIAASVKTRTGRDIATAQVDADDPAQTAALIRETGATLVVNVALPYQDLAIMDACLEAGVDYLDTANYEPKDVAKFEYSWQWAYQEKFEKAGLSALLGSGFDPGVTNVFTAWALKHHFDEIHTLDIIDVNGGNHGHAFATNFNPEINIREVTAECRHWENGTFVETAPMSKHQSFTCPEEVGTYEIYRMYHEELESLVKHIPTIKRAQFWMSFSPNYLKHLEVLQNVGMTRIDPVVYNGVDIIPLQFLKAVLPNPGDLGVTTKGRTCIGNVITGLKDGKPKAIYIYNICDHEECFREVGSQAISYTTGVPAMIGAKQMLEGKWRKPGVWNMEQHDPDAFMADLNVHGLPWQFIELTPEQAAAFQVA; from the coding sequence ATGAACAAGGTCCTTCTCATCGGAGCCGGCGGAGTCGGCAGCGTCGTCGCCCACAAATGCGCCATGGTTCCCGAGGTTTTCGGCGAAATCACCTTGGCCTCCCGCACGAAGTCGAAGTGCGATGCGATCGCCGCCTCCGTAAAAACACGAACCGGCCGCGACATCGCGACCGCCCAGGTCGACGCCGACGATCCGGCCCAGACCGCCGCCCTGATCCGTGAGACGGGCGCGACCTTGGTCGTCAATGTCGCCCTGCCCTACCAGGACCTCGCGATCATGGACGCCTGCCTCGAGGCCGGCGTGGATTATTTGGACACCGCGAACTACGAGCCGAAGGACGTCGCGAAATTCGAATACTCCTGGCAGTGGGCCTATCAGGAGAAATTTGAAAAGGCTGGCCTGTCCGCCCTGCTCGGCTCGGGCTTCGACCCCGGTGTGACCAATGTTTTCACCGCGTGGGCTCTGAAGCACCACTTCGACGAAATCCACACGCTGGACATCATCGACGTGAATGGCGGCAACCACGGCCACGCCTTCGCCACCAATTTCAATCCCGAGATCAATATCCGCGAGGTCACCGCCGAATGCCGCCACTGGGAAAACGGCACCTTTGTCGAGACCGCTCCGATGTCGAAGCACCAGTCCTTCACCTGCCCTGAGGAAGTCGGCACCTACGAGATCTACCGGATGTATCACGAGGAGCTGGAGTCGCTGGTGAAGCACATCCCGACGATCAAGCGCGCCCAGTTCTGGATGAGCTTCTCGCCGAACTACCTGAAGCACCTCGAAGTGCTTCAGAACGTCGGCATGACCCGCATCGACCCGGTCGTCTACAACGGCGTGGATATCATCCCGCTGCAATTCCTCAAGGCCGTGCTGCCAAACCCCGGCGACCTCGGCGTCACCACCAAGGGCCGGACCTGCATCGGCAACGTCATCACCGGCCTCAAGGACGGCAAGCCGAAGGCGATCTACATCTACAACATCTGCGACCACGAAGAGTGCTTCCGCGAGGTCGGCAGCCAGGCGATCAGCTACACCACCGGCGTGCCCGCCATGATCGGCGCGAAGCAGATGCTGGAAGGCAAGTGGCGCAAGCCCGGCGTCTGGAACATGGAGCAGCACGATCCTGATGCCTTCATGGCGGATCTGAATGTTCACGGCCTGCCGTGGCAGTTCATCGAACTCACGCCCGAACAAGCCGCGGCGTTCCAAGTGGCCTAA